The Natrinema pellirubrum DSM 15624 region CGAGACCGACATCGAGCATGTCAGGACTGACGGGCTGGAACTCGCCGTTGTCGGGGAGGTAGGGACGAACGGAGTCCCAGCTGTCGCGGGCGTACCGTTCGTCGAGCAGGACGCGAACGCCGACGTCGTCGGGGCTGCGGATGACCCGACCGATGGCCTGACGGGCCTTCCGGACGGCGGGAATCGTGAGTGCGTACGTGAAGCCGTCACCGAACGCGTCGTCGTAAGCGCGTCGGACGGCCTTCGTTCTGGGGCTCGAGGTATTGACGATCGGGACGCCACAGACGACCGCAGCGGCGAGTCGGTCGCCGCTGTAGTCGACGCCCTCGGTCAGGGTTCCCCGCAGGCTCGTGACCAGCACCTTCCCCGCGCCCGCGAAGAACTCGTCTTTGAGCGACTCGGTCGTCTCGTCGTCGCTGGCGACGTCGAGCAGGACCGGTTTGTCGACCCGTTCCTCGAGTCGGCCGGCGATCCACTCGGCCTCGGCGTAACTTGGCATGCCGACGAGGACGTTGCCGGGGAGGCGGGCGACCGTCGCGACGGCGTTCGCATAGGATCGGCGGGTCGGGTTCTCCTCGCCCGGTCGGCCGCGGTTGTCGTAGGTGTACTTCGGCGCGGCGACCGCGAAGCTCTCGCGGTTCTCCGCGGGGAAGTGAAGGCCGTACCGTCGCTCGACGACCGGGCGGTCCTCCTCGCGGGCGAGGTACTGCAGGCCCGTCACCTCGGTGAAGGCCTCGATCGGCTCGAGGGTCGCGCTCATCAGGACGCCGCCGCCGAAGTGCCCGAGTCGGTCGCCGATGGCGTCGCTTGGGACGCAGTTGTGAAGCGAGAGGCGAGCGTTGTAGGCCCGCCGCCACGAGTCGGGCGGCTCGGTGTCGTCCCAGGTTCGCTCGAGTTCGATCTCGCGGAAGTAATCGGTGTGACCGCGGCGGTACCACTCGCCGAGGACCCGCCCGACGGCGGGCGCAGCGCGGGTCCGGTCCTCGTCTTCGGCCTCGTTTAAAACGCGCTGGACGACCGCGCCGACGGCCTCGGCACGGACCCAGTCGGCGTCGCCGTAGCCCGCCTCGCGGGCCCACTCGGTCAGTTCGTCCTCGGCGGGCTCTGCGGGGTCTCGAAGGGGGAGTTCCGCGTCCTCGAGGTCGTTCAGGTTCGACTGCCAGCCTCGGTGGTTGCGGTCGAGGGAGGCAGTCACGCGCCGATCGAGTTCGGCCCGGAGGTCCTGCACGAACTCGAGGGTCCGGTTGAGTTCCTCGAACGAGACGTCGCTGTCGTTCAGTTCGCCGCGGACGAGGTCGGCGTCGGCGGTCTTCGAGCCGCCCTCGGCCTGTCGGCCCTCCCGTTCGAATTTGACCGGCTGGATGACCCGCGAGAGTTCGGTCTCGGCGTCCCGCAGCGTGCGGTCGGCGACGCCCTCGCTGACCAGGTCGCGGACGCGGGGCTCTAACATGTGGGCCTCGTCGCAGACGACGAAGGTAGAGTCGTCGAGCAGGGCACCCGTAAAGGAGCCGACGGTACGGGGATCGAACGCGTGGTAGTAGTTGCCGATGACGACCTCGGCCTCGCCGAGGGCGGCCCCCATCACGGAGTGGGGGCAGGTGCCGTGTGTCACCGAGCGGGCCACGAGGTCCTCGGGCGTGATCATTCCCGCATCGGTGAAGTCGTAGGGTATCGCCTCCGCGGGCGAGCCGTCCTCGTCGTCCGGCAGGTCCTCCAGATACTGTGCGTAGAACGGACAGTACTCCGTCTCGGCCCCGACCGGCCCGCCCTCGCCGTACTCCGGCAGGTCGGGCGGGTAGGGAGTCGGCTCGCCGGCGGTCTCGAGGAAGGTGTTTTTCGATCGGCTCCCGCTGTCGGCCAGCCCGATCTGCTGGCTGCGGGCGCGGGCGGCCAGGTTCTTCGCGGTCGTATCGCCGCTCTCGCCGGTGAGATCGCGGGTCCGATCACGCAGGGTTTCACAGCGGTCGTAGACGTTCCCGTCGTCGAACCCCGCCGTCTTCTCACGGTTGTACGGACAGACGTCGGCTTTCCCAACGAGGGTCAGTCCCGACACGGGGTTCCAGTCGGCCGGCAGGTTCTCGTTGATCGTCTCGAGGTCCGCTTCGAACTGGCGCAGTTGCTGTTTGACGCTCGTGAGGACGAACACGCGCTCGTAGTCGGTGTCGGGATCGCGCACCAGATCGATCCCGGCGGTGAGCGCGATCATCGTCTTCCCGGTACCACAGGCGCCTTCGATGACGGTGTAGCCGCCCTCTCGTCCGGTGTCGATGGCCGTCTCGATACCGTCGACCTGCGGCTCGTAGGGCTCGTCGTGGCCGAACACCGTCCGCCAGTCCGTCATTCTGCCAGTACTCATGGTCGGTCGTCCATAGCGTTGACGGACTGGAGTGGTCGCTCGCTCAGTCATAAACCTCAGGTCGTCGGTGCGATGCTGGATCGGTCGGGATCGAGCGGGCGGTCACGACGCTACGGGGCCGACGATCGATCCGCGATCGACCCACCCGATTGCTGCCAGCGTGACCCTTTACTTAGCTCAGTCCCTAGGTCGCGTGTGAAGGTTCCCCATTCCCTCGAGAACGTCGACCGAGACGTCGTCGTTCGTACGTTCGAATACGATGACGGTAGCACCATCGCGGTCGATTTCGGCACGTCGGCCGCGGACATCTCGGTCGACATCGTCGGGTCGACCGCGATCATCATCGCGGACGGCGAGCAGTTCGAGTTCGAACTCCCGCCGGAAGCGACCGCCGTCTCGGCCCGGAACGGCGTACTCACGATCGAAGAGTAGCGCGCCGGACTACAGAAATCGAACGGCGCAGTGAGGGCCCCGATCGACCGTGTTTTCGACGCTCGATAGCGCGCGCTCATAGCGACCGAAATCGAGTCGAAGCACAACGCCTTCCCCGCTTGGCCGCCTACGCCGGCTATGAGCGATTCCATCGACGTCGACCGCTGGCGAACGGAACTCGAGTCCAAACGCGCCGAGAAAGACGACTTTTTCGCCGACCATCCGCAGTCGCCGATCCCGCCCGAGGAGCGCGAGGACTTCGCGGGACTGGACTACTTCGAGCCGGATCCGACCTACCGCGTGACCGCGACCGCGACGGTCCACGACGAGCCCGAGGTCGTGTTGCTAGACACCACTGCGGGCCGGGAGATGCGCTATCTGCGGGTCGCGACGCTCGAGTTCGACCTCGACCGCGAGGACGAGGACCTGCAGGACGGCACGTTCGAACTCGCGGCCTACCAACAGGAGAGCCCCGAGGAGCAGCCGCTTTTCCTCCCCTTCCGGGACAAGACGACGGGCCAGCAGAGCTACGACGGCGGCCGCTACATGGAACTCGAGCCCGATCGAGACCTCGCGGACGGCGACGAGATCGTCGTCGACTTCAACCTCGCGTACTCGCCGTTCTGTGCCTACAGCGAGACCTTCGACTGTCCGCTCCCGCCCGAGGAGAACTGGCTCGAGGTCGCGATCCCGGCCGGCGAACGCCACGAATAACGACGGCGAAACGCCACAGTCACGAGCCGATGATTGTCACCGATCGGACGGGACCGTTTCGACTCGAGTCAGCGGCCGTGTGACGGCCCCTCGAAGGAGGTTACGGACCTCGAGTGGAAACCGGGGGGTTTCGACCCACGACTCCGGATCGATCGCGGGCGGCAGAACGCGATTCTTGTGTGGCGGACGACTGAATGCGGGGAATCAGGGTGCGACGCCGACGGTCAAGAGAGTCCCGAACTCACGGTAGCGTTCGACCATCGCCTCGCGGGTCTCCCAGTCCTCGGTCGGGAACTCGGCCGCGGGCGGAATCGCGATCTCGCGGTCGGGAATGTTGTCCTGCTCGGCCACGTGCAAGCCCGCCTCCCGGAAGGCGTCGCGGTACTGGTGGCGGTCCCAGCGGGTCATCTCGATGGCGATGAACTCCTGCCACTCGTGGGAATGGACGTTCTCCTCGTAGTAGTTGACCGCACAGTAGAAGGTACCGCCGGGCCGGAGAACGCGGGCGATCTCCTCGA contains the following coding sequences:
- a CDS encoding ATP-dependent DNA helicase, translated to MTDWRTVFGHDEPYEPQVDGIETAIDTGREGGYTVIEGACGTGKTMIALTAGIDLVRDPDTDYERVFVLTSVKQQLRQFEADLETINENLPADWNPVSGLTLVGKADVCPYNREKTAGFDDGNVYDRCETLRDRTRDLTGESGDTTAKNLAARARSQQIGLADSGSRSKNTFLETAGEPTPYPPDLPEYGEGGPVGAETEYCPFYAQYLEDLPDDEDGSPAEAIPYDFTDAGMITPEDLVARSVTHGTCPHSVMGAALGEAEVVIGNYYHAFDPRTVGSFTGALLDDSTFVVCDEAHMLEPRVRDLVSEGVADRTLRDAETELSRVIQPVKFEREGRQAEGGSKTADADLVRGELNDSDVSFEELNRTLEFVQDLRAELDRRVTASLDRNHRGWQSNLNDLEDAELPLRDPAEPAEDELTEWAREAGYGDADWVRAEAVGAVVQRVLNEAEDEDRTRAAPAVGRVLGEWYRRGHTDYFREIELERTWDDTEPPDSWRRAYNARLSLHNCVPSDAIGDRLGHFGGGVLMSATLEPIEAFTEVTGLQYLAREEDRPVVERRYGLHFPAENRESFAVAAPKYTYDNRGRPGEENPTRRSYANAVATVARLPGNVLVGMPSYAEAEWIAGRLEERVDKPVLLDVASDDETTESLKDEFFAGAGKVLVTSLRGTLTEGVDYSGDRLAAAVVCGVPIVNTSSPRTKAVRRAYDDAFGDGFTYALTIPAVRKARQAIGRVIRSPDDVGVRVLLDERYARDSWDSVRPYLPDNGEFQPVSPDMLDVGLDRFQSRLSSQ
- a CDS encoding DUF7127 family protein, which produces MKVPHSLENVDRDVVVRTFEYDDGSTIAVDFGTSAADISVDIVGSTAIIIADGEQFEFELPPEATAVSARNGVLTIEE
- a CDS encoding DUF1684 domain-containing protein, with amino-acid sequence MSDSIDVDRWRTELESKRAEKDDFFADHPQSPIPPEEREDFAGLDYFEPDPTYRVTATATVHDEPEVVLLDTTAGREMRYLRVATLEFDLDREDEDLQDGTFELAAYQQESPEEQPLFLPFRDKTTGQQSYDGGRYMELEPDRDLADGDEIVVDFNLAYSPFCAYSETFDCPLPPEENWLEVAIPAGERHE